The Toxoplasma gondii ME49 chromosome XII, whole genome shotgun sequence genome includes a region encoding these proteins:
- a CDS encoding hypothetical protein (encoded by transcript TGME49_249780): MAAASTASPPANRDVISLWLTVRLHPDAPLPSSPFSPSAPPSSSYPFFPARAVADLAECLDTPNFIPHITLLGGGFQHLSVEQITSLIEKAVGGARDEDADSAVPRRPKKVWKPFFVRVAEVESGDRPFQCIYARIRKPGEPAPSTRPSGSACGVSATPEACLASQESAKHAPEQPGIRDSPEDLFELHSTLREVLYDAFDLPYRGDNASYMPHVSLVYAETDQLSLERRATLAKLLNATAEEQETPEEAANRTLPGSKDADAELAPADTFLERFERARERFGKTIRGTFVSVSSIEVVQTSVGSCADAGRWRILASVPLCRDAFENV, translated from the coding sequence ATGGCGGCCGCTTCAACGGCGTCGCCGCCGGCGAACCGCGACGTCATTTCCCTCTGGCTGACTGTGCGCCTCCATCCTGAcgctcctctcccttcgtctcccttctctccctccgcgccgccttcttcttcttatCCGTTTTTTCCTGCGCGCGCGGTGGCGGACTTGGCGGAGTGTCTGGACACCCCGAACTTCATTCCACACATCACTCTTCTCGGGGGTGGTTTCCAGCATCTGTCTGTGGAACAGATCACGTCGCTGATCGAGAAGGCAGTTGGAGGCGCcagagacgaggacgcgGACTCTGCAGTTCCTCGCAGGCCGAAGAAAGTCTGGAAGCCGTTCTTCGTCCGCGTCGCGGAAGTCGAGAGCGGCGACAGGCCTTTCCAGTGTATCTACGCGCGCATCCGGAAACCGGGCGAGCCTGCCCCGAGCACACGGCCCTCAGGTTCTGCTTGTGGCGTCTCGGCAACTCCCGAGGCGTGCTTGGCCTCGCAGGAGTCGGCGAAACATGCGCCAGAGCAGCCTGGGATCCGCGATTCGCCTGAGGACCTTTTCGAGCTGCACTCGACTCTGCGCGAGGTCCTCTACGATGCCTTCGACTTGCCCTACCGCGGCGACAACGCCTCGTACATGCCTCACGTGAGTCTGGTGTACGCGGAGACAGATCAGCTGAGTCTCGAGCGGCGCGCGACGCTTGCGAAGCTGCTGAACGCAACGGCGGAAGAGCAAGAGACTCCCGAAGAGGCGGCGAACCGAACTCTTCCTGGATCCAAAGACGCGGACGCAGAGCTGGCGCCTGCAGACACCTTCCTCGAGCGGTTCGAGCGGGCGCGCGAGCGCTTCGGGAAGACGATTCGGGGGacgttcgtctctgtttcgtccaTCGAAGTTGTCCAGACGTCTGTCGGATCCTGCGCGGATGCCGGCAGGTGGCGGATCTTGGCGTCAGTGCCTCTATGTCGAGACGCCTTTGAAAACGTTTGA
- a CDS encoding hypothetical protein (encoded by transcript TGME49_249790), with protein sequence MAPFPRGIVKPRSAKVRAILNLSVEQRQPNPLRAPRKSLLDPPPCVAPLEKGNPKLDRQFDTLNRSITGFRKYKAPHTTAPRVVRDRDETNFHEMLGKFRFDLQGSFKENGDMLRDSLLQVGRDLFLVGWVKCRSRFATGHIQGDVHALSYMRRYLEKHVDESVSSVRFYEENFGMPLLEYERLSAVNDFRAPGKKQQHALRAAEKNKAKKLEQESLRHAQELERFYEENCIRNY encoded by the exons ATGGCGCCTTTTCCGCGAGGAATCGTGAAGCCTCGTAGCGCCAAAGTGAGGGCGATTCTGAACCTTTCCGTGGAGCAGCGACAACCGAATCCGCTCCGCGCGCCTCGGAAGAGCCTCCTCGATCCGCCTCCCTGCGTTGCGCCGCTGGAGAAGGGGAATCCAAAACTGGACAGACAGTTCGACACCCTCAACCGGAGT aTCACAGGTTTTCGAAAATACAAGGCCCCCCACACCACCGCCCCACGTGTGGTTCGAGACCGAGACGAAACGAACTTCCATGAGATGCTCGGCAAATTTCGCTTCGACCTCCAAGGCTCTTTCAAAG AGAACGGCGACATGCTGCGAGACAGTCTCCTCCAAGTTGGCCGCGACCTCTTTCTCGTCGGCTGGGTGAAGTGTAGAAGTCGATTTGCCACTGGACAT ATTCAAGGAGATGTGCATGCCCTCTCGTACATGCGCCGCTACCTCGAGAAGCATGTCGACGAAAGCGTATCGTCGGTTCGCTTTTACGAGGAGAATTTCGGGATGCCGCTTCTCGAATACGA acgactGAGCGCCGTCAATGACTTCCGCGCCCCAGGAAAAAAACAGCAACATGCTCTCAGG gctgcagagaagaacaaggcaAAAAAACTCGAACAAGAGAGTCTTCGTCACGCGCAGGAGTTGGAGCGCTTCTACGAGGAAAATTGCATCCGAAATTACTAa
- a CDS encoding hypothetical protein (encoded by transcript TGME49_249800) — protein MKAATGLSSTTSRDQTCEEEAPVVREFTRRPGGSNEADISSLDRQALTFADDGRRSEGNEETADEKENPEAGGDPVDPADTTAEEREAGDEEEELSLEDRQRLLAILRKLLLLPKVLASSGDLAPLEERAGGSSAEAAGTRAPHLERHWNAGEQKARGEATNEEKTEEAGDGNEGEAGTADALSCLVPLSRLGEILVGILGNLFSHSSLFKASLLASSPRKAERLEIPASSASSPLFCRELFECLVDLLLLSEDTRILKETLRAWTAILFNLSRMPHPVLVSLLSRAHKEPNEPQGPESSSSSSSSSLSSTSSSSFAASSPLEHAGPRPAASAESDDACAAEAVLSKCLFILRHTLSPDLTAAVAAFLSQLFTFLLSFPFPSALSCSSSSLSCSSSSLSCSSSALSSSFSRLLFPSPSAFLRAILTPAFLSLPESSSLSSEAADEASLLVLVLQRCQEFFGGSSRLLPPSQLACLLSQVGSRDAAELDGDEVRSLSAVSRELFQCSLNTHRASTGEQALKEENEEKEENEEDEEEDVEEPENVRGLVDLLLLLDASVVLLEATARETGELAGPEGLSASENATSGALERLLSYSLQVCGKALLSAAQETSLLRVSLLLLLRVASEAPLRRRVEAYVRLMMCSRKGEGVLEKLLLLREEDDLVEDADPLLGILFVAQFAPRHLQKEAKNELLSVAQTHVAAQPAARGVRTPQRGGVGAEERDEVEHEMEGASFQMSDFLDASFLEFLLSVIEDSP, from the exons ATGAAGGCCGCCACTGGACTGTCATCCACAACATCTCGCGACCAAACCTGCGAAGAGGAGGCTCCTGTTGTGCGAGAGTTTACTCGGCGACCTGGGGGCTCGAACGAAGCAGACATTTCTTCTCTAGACAGGCAAGCTTTGACTTTCGCAGATGACGGTCGCCGGTCggagggaaacgaagagacagcagacgaaaaagaaaatccTGAGGCAGGCGGCGACCCGGTAGATCCTGCAGACAccacagcagaagagagagaggcaggagacgaggaagaagagctgtCTCTTGAGGACCGCCAGCGCCTGCTCGCGATCCTCCGcaagctgcttcttctgccgaAGGTCCTGGCCTCCTCAGGTGACCTGGCTCCTcttgaagagagagcaggaggtTCTTCTGCTGAAGCTGCTGGGACTCGCGCGCCGCATTTGGAACGGCACTGGAATGCAGGCGAacaaaaagcgagaggagaagcaacaaacgaagaaaagaccGAGGAAGCCGGCGACgggaacgagggagaggcTGGAACTGCGGATGCACTAA GTTGTCTGGTTCCTCTGAGTCGGTTGGGAGAGATTTTAGTGGGGATTTTGGGGAATCTCTTTTCGCACTCGAGTCTCTTCAAGGCGAGTCTTCTGGCGTCAAGCCCTCGGAAGGCCGAGAGGCTGGAAATCCCGGCCTCGTCGgcgtcctcgcctctcttctgtcgcgaaCTGTTTGAGTGTCTTGTCGATttacttcttctctccgaaGACACCCGAATTCTGAAGGAGACTCTGCGAGCGTGGACAGCGATCCTCTTCAATCTGTCGCGGATGCCGCATCCGGTgctcgtctcgcttctctcgcgcgcgcaCAAGGAACCAAACGAACCCCAAGGTCccgagtcttcttcttcgtcttcctcctcgtctctctcctcgacttcttcttcgtcgttcgctgcttcctcgcctctggAGCATGCAGGTCCGAGGCCAGCAGCTTCTGCCGAGAGCgacgatgcatgcgcagccgAGGCAGTCCTCTCGAAGTGTCTCTTCATCCTTCGACATACTCTGAGTCCTGATCTCACCGCCGCAgtcgctgccttcctttctcAGCTCTTCacctttctgctctccttcccATTTCCCTCTGCCCTCTCTtgttcgtcctcttctctctcttgttcgtcctcttctctctcttgttcgtcctctgctctatcttcttcgttttcacGACTGTtgtttccgtctccctcAGCGTTTCTCCGCGCCATTCTCAcgcctgcgtttctctctttgccggaaagttcttcgctttcttcagaaGCCGCTGACGAGGCGAGTCTGCTGGTGCTTGTACTGCAGAGGTGTCAAGAGTTTTTCGGAGGCTCTTCcaggcttcttcctccctcccaGCTCGCCTGCCTCCTGTCGCAAGTGGGCAGTCGGGATGCTGCCGAGctcgacggcgacgaagtccgctctctctctgcagtctctCGTGAACTGTTTCAGTGCTCTCTAAACACCCATCGTGCTTCGACTGGAGAACAGGCactcaaagaagaaaacgaagaaaaagaagaaaacgaagaagacgaagaggaggatgTGGAGGAACCTGAGAACGTGAGGGGTCTCGTCGACCTCCTCTTGCTTTTGGACGCAAGTGTTGTGCTTctggaggcgacggcgcgGGAGACGGGGGAGCTTGCAGGTCCGGAGGGATTGTCTGCGTCTGAAAACGCGACCTCTGGAGCTCTGGAAAGGCTGCTTTCTTACTCGCTGCAGGTCTGCGGGAAGGCACTGCTCAGCGCCGCACAGGAGACGTCGCTGCTTCGCgtatctcttcttcttctcctgcgtgTCGCCTCCGAGGCGCCTCTGCGGCGGCGAGTTGAGGCGTACGTACGCCTGATGATGTGTAGCCGGAAAGGCGAAGGTGTGctggagaagctgctgctgctgcgagaagaagacgacctCGTCGAGGACGCAGACCCGCTTCTCGGCATTCTGTTCGTTGCTCAATTTGCGCCGCGCCATCTgcaaaaagaagcgaagaacgagTTGCTCAGTGTCGCCCAGACACACGTCGCCGCACAGCCAGCCGCgcgcggtgtacgtacaccccagcgAGGCGGCGTCGGAGCAGAGGAACGGGATGAAGTCGAGCACGAGATGGAGGGCGCCAGTTTCCAAATGAGTGACTTTCTCGACGCGTCTTTCCTGGAGTTTCTCCTCAGTGTCATCGAGGACTCCCCCTGA